From one Microlunatus sp. Gsoil 973 genomic stretch:
- the rho gene encoding transcription termination factor Rho, protein MTDTAEVAGTQQPARKRKGSGLESLVLPELKQIASQLGLKGTAGMRKGQLIEAIQAAQSGSSAAGQASRRSQPAKGRVEGNGNDHAGSQPTLPESRQASSETSAPVEARATDNGPSAADRAQLEQAIREQVSREGRDRSARDNSARDNSARDNSARDSRSESGDAADAQTRESGSGEAETRTENRDRQRRDPQRDQGQRDQGQRDQGQREQSQREQGQREPSQREPSQREQGDQQADGRDRNREQNRDRDQNRDRQQSRQRNNDGNGNQGQSSQNNNQNNRDDDGGGRRGRRRRNRDRQNRRSRGGGLERMDAEPVVSEDDVLVPAAGILDVLDNYAFVRTSGYLPGPNDAYVSLSMVKKYGLRKGDVVTGQIREPKDGERREKFNPLVKIDTINGTDPEAAKSRADFSKLTPLYPNERYRLETTANNLAGRLIDLVAPIGKGQRGLIVAPAKAGKTMIMQSIANAITANNPDVHLMVVLVDERPEEVTDWERSVRGEVISSTFDRPAEDHTTVAELANERAKRLVELGKDVVVLLDGITRLGRAYNLAAPASGRILSGGVDSAALYPPKKFFGAARNIENGGSLTILATALVESGSKMDEVIFEEFKGTGNMELRLKREYAEKRIFPAIDVDSSSTRREELLMGKEELAVIWRLRRLLASMDGQQALETMLDRLRKTQTNGEFLVAITKTMPAQRD, encoded by the coding sequence GTGACAGATACCGCCGAGGTGGCCGGCACCCAGCAGCCCGCGCGCAAGCGCAAGGGCAGCGGACTGGAGTCGCTGGTCCTGCCTGAGCTGAAGCAGATCGCATCCCAGCTGGGTCTGAAGGGCACTGCCGGGATGCGCAAGGGTCAGCTGATCGAGGCGATTCAGGCGGCGCAATCCGGATCGTCGGCCGCAGGCCAGGCGTCCCGTCGCAGTCAACCGGCCAAGGGCCGGGTCGAAGGCAACGGCAACGACCATGCCGGCAGCCAGCCGACGCTGCCGGAGAGCCGCCAAGCATCGTCCGAGACGTCGGCTCCGGTCGAGGCGCGCGCCACCGACAACGGTCCGAGCGCTGCCGATCGGGCGCAACTGGAGCAGGCGATCCGCGAGCAGGTGAGCCGCGAAGGTCGCGACCGCTCCGCCCGCGACAACTCCGCCCGCGACAACTCCGCCCGCGACAACTCCGCCCGTGACAGCCGCTCCGAGTCCGGTGATGCGGCCGACGCCCAGACCCGTGAGAGCGGATCGGGTGAGGCCGAGACCCGGACGGAGAACCGTGACCGGCAGCGCCGCGACCCCCAGCGGGACCAGGGCCAGCGGGACCAGGGCCAGCGGGACCAGGGCCAGCGGGAGCAGTCCCAGCGGGAGCAGGGCCAGCGCGAGCCGTCCCAGCGCGAGCCGTCCCAGCGCGAGCAGGGTGATCAGCAGGCCGACGGGCGTGACCGCAATCGCGAGCAGAACCGGGACCGGGATCAGAACCGGGATCGCCAGCAGAGCCGTCAGCGCAACAACGACGGCAACGGCAACCAGGGCCAGAGCAGCCAGAACAACAACCAGAACAACCGCGACGACGACGGCGGCGGACGCCGCGGCCGCCGGCGCCGCAACCGTGACCGGCAGAACCGCCGCAGCCGCGGTGGCGGCCTGGAGCGGATGGACGCCGAGCCGGTGGTCTCCGAGGACGATGTCCTCGTTCCCGCCGCCGGAATCCTCGACGTACTGGACAATTACGCCTTCGTCCGCACCAGCGGCTACCTGCCCGGCCCGAACGACGCGTACGTCTCACTGTCCATGGTCAAGAAGTACGGCCTGCGCAAGGGCGACGTGGTCACCGGACAGATCCGCGAGCCCAAGGACGGCGAGCGGCGGGAGAAGTTCAATCCGCTGGTCAAGATCGACACGATCAACGGCACCGATCCGGAGGCGGCCAAGTCGCGGGCGGACTTCAGCAAGCTGACCCCGCTCTACCCCAACGAGCGGTACCGGTTGGAAACCACGGCGAACAACCTCGCCGGACGGCTGATCGACCTGGTCGCCCCGATCGGTAAGGGCCAGCGAGGCCTGATCGTCGCTCCGGCGAAAGCCGGCAAGACCATGATCATGCAGTCGATCGCCAACGCGATCACCGCCAACAATCCCGATGTCCACCTGATGGTGGTCCTGGTCGACGAGCGCCCGGAGGAGGTCACCGACTGGGAGCGGTCCGTCCGCGGCGAGGTGATCAGCTCGACGTTCGACCGGCCGGCCGAGGATCACACCACCGTCGCCGAGTTGGCCAACGAGCGGGCCAAGCGGCTGGTCGAGCTCGGCAAGGATGTCGTCGTGCTGCTGGACGGCATCACCCGATTGGGCCGGGCCTACAACCTGGCCGCACCGGCCTCCGGCCGCATCCTGTCCGGCGGCGTCGACTCCGCCGCGCTCTACCCGCCGAAGAAGTTCTTCGGCGCTGCGCGCAACATCGAGAACGGCGGCTCGCTGACCATTCTGGCGACGGCGTTGGTGGAGTCCGGATCGAAGATGGACGAAGTGATCTTCGAGGAGTTCAAGGGCACCGGCAACATGGAGCTCCGGCTGAAGCGGGAGTACGCCGAGAAGCGGATCTTCCCGGCCATCGACGTGGATTCCTCAAGCACCCGCCGCGAGGAACTCCTGATGGGCAAGGAAGAACTCGCCGTCATCTGGCGGCTCCGCCGGCTGCTGGCCAGCATGGACGGCCAGCAGGCGCTGGAGACGATGCTGGACCGGCTGCGCAAGACGCAGACCAACGGCGAATTCCTGGTTGCCATCACCAAGACGATGCCCGCCCAGCGCGACTGA
- a CDS encoding zinc-binding dehydrogenase, translating to MGETMIAAVWRGRGPELELTEIPVPEPRSGEALVRLTSCGVCHTDFHVMKGEVGFPSPAVLGHEISARVVRFGPDTDAAGLTAGSKVVGAFIMPCGRCVQCDRGRDDMCVNFFAQNRLNGTLYDGESRLHAGDGSSIAMYSMAGMAEYAVVPVTALAPLPDSVPEVPAAILGCAIFTAYGALRHSANLQPGETVAVVAIGGVGQSIVQLARAMGAGKIIAVDVSDDKLAKARQLGADEVISSRTTDPVAAVRELTEGAGVDVAFEALGLPQTFEQASRMLIDGGRMVAVGIAAGSAAASIEITPLVRRGYHLMGSYGARTRVDLPAVVELAASGDVAIQDAVSRTYPLEQVNDAFAALGRGEIQGRAVIKIS from the coding sequence GTGGGCGAGACGATGATCGCTGCTGTCTGGCGTGGTCGCGGGCCGGAACTCGAGCTGACCGAGATTCCGGTGCCCGAACCCAGATCCGGTGAGGCGCTGGTCCGGTTGACCTCCTGCGGCGTCTGTCACACCGACTTCCACGTCATGAAGGGAGAGGTCGGCTTTCCCTCCCCCGCCGTGCTCGGCCACGAGATCAGCGCACGCGTCGTGCGGTTCGGGCCTGACACCGATGCGGCCGGACTGACCGCAGGCAGCAAGGTGGTCGGCGCGTTCATCATGCCCTGCGGCCGGTGTGTCCAGTGTGATCGCGGGCGGGACGACATGTGCGTCAACTTCTTCGCCCAGAACAGGTTGAACGGCACCCTGTACGACGGGGAGTCCCGGCTGCACGCCGGCGACGGCAGCTCGATCGCGATGTACTCGATGGCCGGGATGGCCGAGTACGCCGTCGTGCCGGTAACCGCCCTGGCTCCCCTGCCCGACTCGGTTCCCGAGGTGCCGGCGGCCATTCTCGGCTGCGCGATCTTCACCGCGTACGGCGCGCTGCGGCACAGCGCGAACCTGCAGCCGGGCGAGACGGTAGCCGTGGTCGCCATCGGTGGAGTGGGTCAGAGCATCGTCCAGTTGGCCAGGGCGATGGGTGCGGGAAAGATCATCGCCGTCGATGTGAGCGACGACAAGCTGGCCAAGGCCCGGCAGTTGGGCGCTGACGAGGTGATCAGCTCCCGGACCACCGATCCGGTGGCGGCCGTTCGGGAGCTCACCGAGGGTGCCGGGGTCGATGTCGCCTTCGAGGCACTGGGATTGCCGCAGACCTTCGAGCAGGCGTCGAGGATGCTGATCGACGGCGGGCGGATGGTCGCCGTCGGGATCGCGGCGGGCTCGGCCGCAGCCAGCATCGAGATCACTCCGCTGGTGCGGCGCGGGTACCACCTGATGGGTTCCTACGGCGCACGGACCAGAGTCGATCTTCCAGCGGTCGTCGAACTTGCCGCGTCGGGCGACGTCGCGATCCAGGACGCAGTCAGCCGCACCTACCCGCTGGAGCAGGTCAACGATGCCTTCGCGGCCCTGGGTCGTGGAGAGATCCAGGGCCGCGCGGTGATCAAGATCAGCTGA
- a CDS encoding thiamine pyrophosphate-dependent enzyme, translated as MTASYAELDRLMGLMTGDEKHGPSATSTLDVIWVLYDQILNVTPQTADDPARDRFVVSKGHGPMAFYAVLAAKGFIDEDQLRGFGSFGSRLGHHPDRLLIPGVEFSSGSLGHGLPAAVGMAHGLRARRLDARVICLVGDAEFDEGSNSEAVVYAGRAGLGNLTVVVIDNRSSTYGWLGGIGRRFAVENWVTHDIDGRDHHAIATAFRNTAPDRPTAVVAQVESKG; from the coding sequence ATGACAGCGAGTTACGCCGAGCTGGACCGACTGATGGGTCTGATGACCGGTGACGAGAAACATGGTCCCAGCGCCACCTCGACACTGGACGTGATCTGGGTGCTGTACGACCAGATCCTCAACGTGACGCCACAGACCGCGGACGATCCGGCGCGAGACCGGTTCGTCGTCTCCAAGGGACACGGGCCGATGGCCTTCTACGCCGTGCTGGCGGCCAAAGGGTTCATCGACGAAGATCAACTTCGGGGTTTCGGATCCTTCGGGTCGCGTCTGGGGCATCACCCGGACCGGTTGCTGATCCCGGGCGTGGAGTTCTCCAGCGGCTCGCTGGGCCACGGATTGCCCGCGGCGGTCGGGATGGCCCACGGGCTGCGCGCCCGACGCCTGGATGCCAGGGTGATCTGCCTGGTCGGAGACGCCGAGTTCGATGAAGGCAGCAACTCCGAAGCCGTCGTCTACGCCGGACGCGCAGGTCTGGGGAATCTCACGGTCGTGGTGATCGACAACCGGTCGTCGACATACGGCTGGCTCGGCGGCATCGGACGGCGATTCGCCGTCGAGAACTGGGTGACCCACGACATCGACGGCCGTGATCACCACGCGATCGCCACAGCATTCCGCAACACCGCACCCGACCGACCGACCGCGGTCGTCGCCCAGGTCGAGTCGAAAGGATGA
- a CDS encoding transketolase family protein — protein MTVQTQQDGRHLTDPVPDLRSQFVITTTELIENDPRIAVVLAEISADRFAGAARRHPDRVLNVGIREQLMISVAGGLALAGMRPIAHSFGAFVIERAWEQVKLDLDHQDVGAILVGSYGSYDWPAGGRTHQSPGDVALIDTLSDWVVHVPGHPAELDAQLRSAAAGTSRVYLRIGGEPNAEAFPTEHDTWSVLRRGTAGTVVAVGPMLRNVLQAVAGLDLTLLYAPTVRPFDAETLRSTLAAPRVVMVEPYLAGTSSGQVAKALVDRDHRQLGLGVTDPDPHRYGAPADHDRLHGLDPRGLRERIGQFLAP, from the coding sequence ATGACCGTGCAGACACAACAGGACGGACGTCACCTGACCGACCCAGTGCCGGACCTGCGCAGCCAGTTCGTGATCACCACGACCGAGCTGATCGAGAACGACCCGCGGATCGCCGTCGTCCTGGCCGAGATCTCCGCCGACCGGTTCGCCGGTGCCGCCCGGCGGCATCCAGACCGGGTGCTCAACGTCGGCATCCGGGAACAGTTGATGATCAGCGTCGCCGGTGGGCTGGCGCTGGCCGGGATGCGCCCGATCGCCCACTCGTTCGGCGCCTTCGTGATCGAGCGGGCCTGGGAACAGGTCAAGCTTGACCTTGATCATCAGGACGTCGGTGCGATCCTGGTCGGGTCGTACGGCTCCTACGACTGGCCGGCCGGTGGGCGTACCCACCAGTCGCCCGGGGATGTGGCGCTGATCGACACGCTGTCGGACTGGGTGGTTCACGTACCGGGTCATCCCGCCGAACTCGACGCCCAGCTGCGATCGGCGGCAGCGGGCACCTCACGGGTCTATCTACGGATTGGCGGGGAACCGAACGCCGAGGCCTTCCCGACCGAACACGACACCTGGTCCGTGCTGCGGCGAGGTACGGCGGGCACGGTGGTCGCCGTCGGTCCGATGCTGCGTAACGTCCTGCAGGCGGTGGCGGGCCTTGACCTCACGCTGTTGTACGCCCCGACCGTACGGCCCTTCGATGCCGAAACCCTGCGCTCCACGCTGGCGGCGCCGCGGGTGGTGATGGTCGAGCCGTACCTCGCCGGGACGTCGTCCGGCCAGGTCGCGAAGGCCCTCGTTGATCGCGACCACCGGCAGCTGGGACTCGGAGTGACCGATCCCGATCCGCACCGCTACGGCGCCCCGGCCGATCACGACCGCCTGCACGGTCTTGATCCCCGAGGGCTCCGTGAACGGATCGGCCAGTTCCTGGCGCCCTGA
- the rpmE gene encoding 50S ribosomal protein L31, producing the protein MKTGIHPEYAVTEVTCSCGNTFTTKSTAGGSLRVEVCSACHPFYTGKQKILDTGGRVARFEKRYGKKK; encoded by the coding sequence ATGAAGACTGGGATCCATCCGGAGTACGCGGTCACCGAGGTGACGTGTAGCTGCGGCAATACTTTCACCACCAAGTCCACCGCCGGCGGGAGCCTGCGGGTCGAGGTCTGCTCGGCCTGCCACCCGTTCTACACCGGTAAGCAGAAGATCCTCGACACCGGTGGTCGGGTCGCGCGCTTCGAGAAGCGGTACGGCAAGAAGAAGTAG
- the prfA gene encoding peptide chain release factor 1, protein MFESAAPMRAEFARLESEMADPQTHADQAKVRRVGRRYAELTPIIKAIDEYDQLSDDLAAATELADEDQGFADEADVLKQRLETVTQRLTRLLAPRDPNDSSDAIMEIKSGEGGEESALFAGDLFKMYSRFAEHRGWKIEILDSQETDLGGYKSITLAIKAPSAGAPDTMPYGVLKFEGGVHRVQRVPVTESQGRVHTSAAGVLVMPEVADTEIEIDENDLRIDVYRSSGPGGQGVNTTDSAVRITHLPTGIVVSCQNERSQLQNKEQAMRMLRSRLIARAEEEAATAASAARKSQVRTVDRSERVRTYNFPENRIADHRIGYKAHNLDQVLNGDLDPIVEALQEAATAERLATVS, encoded by the coding sequence GTGTTCGAGTCGGCAGCACCGATGCGTGCGGAGTTCGCGCGGCTGGAGAGTGAGATGGCCGACCCCCAGACCCACGCGGACCAGGCGAAGGTACGTCGCGTCGGTCGGCGCTATGCCGAGCTGACCCCGATCATCAAGGCGATCGACGAGTACGACCAGCTCAGCGATGATCTCGCGGCCGCCACCGAACTTGCCGACGAGGACCAGGGATTCGCCGACGAGGCCGACGTACTGAAGCAGCGGTTGGAGACCGTCACCCAGCGACTCACCCGGTTGCTCGCACCGCGTGATCCGAACGACTCCAGTGACGCGATCATGGAGATCAAGTCCGGCGAGGGTGGCGAGGAGTCGGCGTTGTTCGCCGGCGATCTGTTCAAGATGTACAGCCGGTTCGCCGAACACCGCGGTTGGAAGATCGAGATCCTGGACTCCCAGGAGACCGACCTCGGCGGCTACAAGTCGATCACCCTGGCGATCAAGGCACCGAGCGCCGGTGCACCGGACACCATGCCGTACGGGGTGCTCAAGTTCGAGGGCGGCGTCCACCGCGTGCAGCGGGTGCCGGTGACCGAATCCCAGGGCAGGGTGCACACGTCGGCCGCCGGTGTCCTGGTGATGCCGGAGGTTGCCGACACCGAGATCGAGATCGACGAGAACGATCTGCGGATCGACGTCTATCGGTCCTCCGGCCCCGGCGGTCAAGGCGTCAACACCACCGACTCCGCGGTCCGGATCACCCACCTGCCGACGGGCATCGTTGTGTCCTGCCAGAACGAGCGATCCCAGTTGCAGAACAAGGAACAGGCCATGCGGATGCTGCGCAGTCGGCTGATCGCCCGAGCCGAGGAAGAGGCCGCCACCGCGGCGTCAGCGGCACGCAAGAGCCAGGTCCGCACGGTCGACCGGTCCGAACGGGTCCGGACCTACAACTTCCCGGAGAACCGGATCGCCGATCATCGGATCGGCTACAAGGCACACAACCTCGATCAGGTGCTCAACGGCGACCTCGATCCGATCGTGGAGGCACTGCAGGAGGCCGCCACCGCCGAACGGCTGGCCACCGTGTCCTGA
- a CDS encoding SRPBCC family protein — protein sequence MTQTVNEQQLARRRVIKAPASAIFTVLADPSRHQDTTPEDWVRDAVTPEPITGVDQVFVINMFHINAGGHYVMHNRVAVFEQDRAIAWDPGQPDQDGNPQVGGWRWRYDLEPRDDGTEVTLTYDWSACLPPLRDAIRFPPFGPEFLDASLAALERAVTC from the coding sequence ATGACCCAGACCGTCAATGAGCAACAGTTGGCCCGTCGCCGGGTGATCAAGGCGCCGGCGAGCGCGATATTCACCGTCCTGGCCGATCCGTCGCGGCACCAGGACACCACTCCCGAGGACTGGGTTCGTGATGCCGTCACCCCGGAACCGATCACCGGTGTCGATCAGGTGTTCGTGATCAACATGTTCCACATCAATGCCGGCGGGCATTACGTGATGCACAACCGGGTCGCCGTCTTCGAGCAGGACAGGGCGATCGCCTGGGATCCCGGCCAGCCGGACCAGGACGGCAATCCGCAAGTGGGCGGCTGGCGGTGGCGCTACGATCTCGAGCCGCGCGACGACGGCACCGAGGTGACCCTGACCTACGACTGGAGCGCCTGTCTGCCGCCGCTTCGGGACGCGATCAGGTTTCCGCCGTTCGGCCCGGAATTCCTCGACGCGTCGCTGGCCGCGCTCGAGCGAGCGGTCACCTGCTGA
- a CDS encoding DUF899 family protein, with translation MTTSDAPAATTTTATGTTTATTSTTAMPPVVDTGAWRRELDALRVREKAATRELDAIAAQRRRLPMVKLPDYTLVGKDGPVRLVDVFAGRRQLITYHHMWSPGAEWQCQGCTGFTAQFTRLHFLDSYDARFVIVTQGTIDEALAYKEKVGNRMEWYSTADSPFGADVDAPPGGGFGVNVFLRDGEDVYRTWHTNGRGTEQLSFAFGLIDLLPYGRREEW, from the coding sequence ATGACCACTTCCGACGCACCCGCAGCAACGACGACCACGGCGACCGGTACGACCACTGCGACCACCTCGACGACCGCGATGCCGCCCGTCGTCGACACCGGCGCCTGGCGCCGCGAACTGGACGCCCTCCGGGTCCGCGAGAAGGCAGCAACCCGGGAACTGGATGCCATCGCCGCGCAGCGACGCCGCCTGCCGATGGTCAAACTGCCCGACTACACGCTGGTCGGCAAGGACGGCCCGGTCCGGCTGGTGGATGTCTTCGCCGGCCGGAGGCAGTTGATCACCTACCACCACATGTGGAGTCCCGGCGCAGAGTGGCAGTGTCAGGGCTGCACCGGTTTCACCGCCCAGTTCACCCGACTGCACTTCCTCGACTCCTACGACGCCCGGTTCGTCATCGTCACGCAGGGCACGATCGACGAGGCTCTGGCCTACAAGGAGAAGGTCGGGAACCGGATGGAGTGGTACTCCACCGCCGACAGCCCGTTCGGCGCGGACGTTGATGCGCCACCCGGCGGCGGCTTCGGGGTGAATGTGTTCCTGAGGGATGGCGAGGACGTCTACCGGACCTGGCACACCAACGGCCGGGGCACCGAGCAGCTCAGCTTCGCCTTCGGACTGATCGACCTGTTGCCGTACGGCCGTCGCGAGGAATGGTAG
- a CDS encoding TetR/AcrR family transcriptional regulator, whose protein sequence is MQERQGYHHGSLHEALLDAGLDLTRSGGVAALTLREVTRRVGVSPNAAYRHFADRDALLRAVAARIQEDMADRMRGFETPVRSAAGSTAGSTADSMADSMADSMADSWASSPAAVRLRAVGLGYIEFALAEPGWFDTAFANVGALLTEDPGAPPPLPLQMLLDALDGLVESGVLPPEQRAGAQWPCWSAVHGFALLALAGPLRSTPREEVWAAAERTVDAIITGVVAGADQR, encoded by the coding sequence GTGCAGGAACGGCAGGGGTATCACCACGGGAGCCTCCACGAGGCGTTGCTGGACGCAGGCCTGGACTTGACCCGCTCCGGCGGGGTCGCGGCGCTGACGCTGCGGGAGGTGACTCGTCGCGTCGGAGTCTCTCCCAACGCCGCCTACCGCCACTTCGCCGACCGTGACGCCCTGCTGCGGGCCGTGGCGGCCCGGATCCAGGAGGACATGGCCGACCGGATGCGCGGCTTCGAAACGCCGGTCCGGTCTGCTGCCGGTTCAACGGCCGGGTCAACGGCCGATTCAATGGCCGATTCAATGGCCGATTCAATGGCCGATTCGTGGGCGTCCAGCCCGGCGGCAGTCCGGCTGCGCGCGGTCGGCCTGGGCTACATCGAGTTCGCGCTGGCCGAGCCGGGCTGGTTCGACACCGCCTTCGCCAATGTCGGAGCGTTGTTGACCGAGGATCCAGGCGCACCACCTCCACTGCCGCTGCAGATGCTGCTGGATGCGCTCGACGGCCTGGTCGAGTCCGGGGTCCTGCCACCGGAGCAGCGGGCCGGTGCGCAATGGCCGTGTTGGTCTGCGGTGCACGGGTTCGCCCTGCTGGCATTGGCCGGTCCGCTGCGATCGACTCCGCGCGAGGAGGTGTGGGCCGCCGCGGAACGGACTGTCGACGCGATCATCACCGGAGTTGTCGCCGGTGCGGATCAACGCTGA
- a CDS encoding mandelate racemase/muconate lactonizing enzyme family protein — protein sequence MKIDSIETFQRDNNLALVKVRTDDGVEGWGQTSPYLAGQSVPALHDQIAPWFLGADPWDVAAIVDRCIRGEYKFYGTVLYRALCGVETAVWDVLGRSVGRPVYQLLGGTVRTSIGVYGSSMRRDITPEDEAERLTGLVESGRFSGFKIRIGSVMGQDADAAPGRTEKIIPYVREQLGDGISLRADANGCYSPAEAIRVGRILEASGYYHFEEPCPYPQLEATRTVADALDIPVAGGEQDQVLEHFHRMINTGAVDIVQPDIGYVGGMVRARKVALMAEAAGMPCTPHCANTSLLQIFTLHLAACSPSINQFQEWSIEDVSWTKDLYSGLPEVNRSMIELSAAPGWGITVNEDFLSSSTTRVSVDPHRRQLR from the coding sequence ATGAAGATCGACTCGATCGAGACGTTCCAACGCGACAACAACCTGGCACTGGTCAAGGTGCGTACCGACGACGGCGTCGAGGGCTGGGGCCAGACGTCGCCCTACCTTGCCGGCCAGAGCGTTCCCGCGCTCCATGATCAGATCGCCCCGTGGTTCCTCGGAGCCGATCCGTGGGACGTGGCCGCCATCGTCGACCGCTGCATCCGTGGGGAGTACAAGTTCTACGGCACCGTGCTCTATCGCGCCCTGTGTGGGGTGGAGACCGCGGTCTGGGATGTGTTGGGCAGGTCGGTCGGCCGGCCGGTGTATCAGCTGCTGGGTGGCACGGTGCGCACCTCGATCGGGGTGTACGGCTCAAGCATGCGTCGCGACATCACCCCCGAGGACGAGGCCGAACGGCTCACCGGGCTGGTGGAGTCCGGCCGGTTCAGCGGTTTCAAGATCAGGATCGGGTCGGTGATGGGACAGGACGCCGACGCCGCCCCGGGGCGTACCGAGAAGATCATTCCGTACGTTCGGGAACAGCTCGGTGACGGGATCAGCCTGCGTGCGGACGCCAACGGCTGCTACAGCCCGGCCGAGGCGATCCGGGTCGGCCGGATCCTCGAGGCGTCCGGCTACTACCACTTCGAGGAACCGTGTCCCTACCCGCAACTCGAGGCCACCCGGACGGTCGCCGACGCCCTCGACATCCCGGTCGCCGGTGGTGAACAGGACCAGGTGCTGGAGCACTTCCACCGCATGATCAACACCGGTGCGGTGGACATCGTGCAACCCGACATCGGCTATGTCGGCGGCATGGTGCGGGCCCGCAAGGTGGCATTGATGGCCGAGGCGGCCGGGATGCCATGCACGCCGCACTGTGCGAACACCTCGCTGTTGCAGATCTTCACCCTGCACCTGGCTGCCTGCTCTCCGTCGATCAACCAGTTCCAGGAATGGAGTATTGAGGACGTCTCCTGGACCAAGGACCTCTACTCGGGGCTGCCCGAGGTGAATCGGAGCATGATCGAACTGTCGGCTGCACCCGGCTGGGGCATCACCGTCAACGAGGACTTTCTGAGCAGCAGCACCACCCGGGTCAGCGTTGATCCGCACCGGCGACAACTCCGGTGA
- the prmC gene encoding peptide chain release factor N(5)-glutamine methyltransferase yields the protein MEGQGSIRAVLAEASCRLATAGVESADADAMALLEVASGRSRSELLITDAVGGVLDDAAAGRFAQLITRRETREPLQHITGVAYFRHVSLQVGPGVFVPRPETEVMAGWAIDRLREIVGTGRVPIGVDLCSGSGAIARSLADEVPEAELYAIELSEDAARWAARNLSGTGVDLRTGDMATAFPELDGTVDVLVCNPPYIPLAAWESVQPEARDHDPQVALFSGDDGLDAIRILTRVAARLLRPGGWVAVEHAEVQAESVPALFAEYGSYEQIRDHRDLSGRPRFTTARFPQFAGG from the coding sequence GTGGAAGGGCAGGGATCGATCCGGGCTGTGCTGGCCGAAGCGAGCTGCAGGCTCGCGACCGCCGGCGTGGAGAGTGCCGACGCCGATGCGATGGCCCTGCTGGAGGTGGCGTCCGGGCGCTCCCGCTCGGAGCTGTTGATCACCGACGCTGTCGGTGGGGTGCTCGACGACGCAGCTGCCGGCCGGTTCGCGCAGCTGATCACGCGACGGGAGACCAGGGAGCCGCTGCAGCACATCACCGGGGTGGCGTACTTCCGACATGTCAGCCTGCAGGTCGGTCCCGGAGTCTTCGTGCCCAGGCCGGAGACCGAGGTGATGGCCGGCTGGGCGATCGATCGCCTGCGCGAGATCGTCGGGACCGGCAGGGTGCCGATCGGAGTAGACCTGTGCTCGGGTTCCGGCGCGATCGCCCGGTCGTTGGCCGACGAGGTCCCCGAGGCCGAGCTGTACGCGATCGAGCTCAGTGAGGACGCCGCACGCTGGGCCGCCAGGAATCTGTCCGGCACCGGGGTCGATCTGCGGACCGGTGACATGGCCACGGCGTTCCCGGAGCTGGACGGCACCGTCGACGTGCTGGTCTGCAACCCCCCGTACATCCCGTTGGCCGCCTGGGAGTCGGTGCAGCCGGAGGCCCGTGATCATGACCCGCAGGTCGCGCTGTTCTCCGGTGACGACGGGCTCGACGCGATCCGGATCCTGACCCGGGTCGCCGCCCGCCTGCTGCGTCCCGGTGGCTGGGTCGCGGTCGAACACGCCGAAGTGCAGGCCGAGTCGGTGCCGGCGCTCTTCGCCGAGTACGGCTCCTACGAGCAGATCCGGGATCACCGCGACCTATCCGGAAGACCCCGCTTCACGACCGCACGGTTCCCTCAGTTCGCCGGTGGCTGA